Proteins encoded by one window of Bryobacteraceae bacterium:
- a CDS encoding MBL fold metallo-hydrolase — MIHEIFPTGKLQCNCSVFGDETTREAIVVDPGDGGEDTAALLAVLERHSLRVTAIFITHAHIDHIGGAAKLKAATGAPIYMNAADAGLYDHLDIQAGWLGMETPERTDIDVATRDLDTLRLGGVEFQVLHTPGHTQGSQCLWMPDEGKLVAGDTLFLDSIGRTDLPGGDSRQILRSIKDKLLALPDETAVITGHGPSTTIGRERAHNWFLRDL, encoded by the coding sequence ATGATTCACGAAATTTTCCCCACCGGCAAGCTCCAGTGCAACTGCTCCGTCTTCGGCGACGAGACCACGCGCGAGGCGATCGTCGTCGACCCGGGCGATGGCGGCGAGGACACGGCGGCGCTGCTCGCCGTGCTCGAACGCCATTCGCTCCGCGTGACGGCGATCTTCATCACCCACGCGCATATCGATCACATCGGCGGCGCGGCCAAGCTGAAGGCGGCCACCGGCGCGCCGATCTACATGAACGCCGCCGACGCCGGGTTGTACGATCATCTCGACATACAGGCCGGGTGGCTCGGCATGGAGACTCCCGAGCGAACCGACATCGACGTCGCGACGCGCGATCTCGACACGCTGCGGCTCGGCGGGGTGGAGTTCCAGGTGCTGCATACGCCCGGCCATACGCAAGGCAGCCAGTGTTTGTGGATGCCGGACGAGGGGAAACTCGTCGCAGGCGACACGCTGTTCCTCGACTCGATCGGGCGGACGGACCTGCCCGGCGGCGACTCGCGGCAGATTCTACGGTCGATCAAAGACAAGCTGCTGGCGCTTCCGGATGAGACGGCGGTGATCACGGGGCACGGACCTTCGACGACGATTGGCCGGGAGCGCGCGCACAACTGGTTCCTGCGCGATTTGTAG
- a CDS encoding Trx7/PDZ domain-containing (seleno)protein — protein sequence MRKALLAAASAAIFGGAAFFAGPQVHAQEEGIQWLSSYREAIAEAKRTGKPIFLEFRCEPUTAGRIFDAQVVLSPLSSSRGQLMSQYVCARIIRMDDIDIGLFEHDRNNTLYFYILNADEQIYMRYGGRDSRGPDSYLNLDSIELALKKGLELHQLHGEGKLPAPPRPKADSPRDYPMLVERTFARNACVECHLIGDFQNMHREADGTLDKPKHLWRSPDIRTIGIELDVPKGLAVKAVTGAASEAGMRAGDTIAAVNGTPVYTFGDLQHHYDKTPRDASSVAFTVERDGERVDLKVALPIRWWITDTRWRQSSVDPRTYFDSRPLTAEEKTAHGLKPDGFASEVTYIDRFAEAMKSHELKKGDIVYGVDGAETDPVANTADLYIKIHTKAGESARLKVLRGETRLEMPLKTFRMSFRK from the coding sequence ATGCGAAAAGCACTGCTCGCGGCCGCTTCGGCCGCCATTTTTGGAGGGGCTGCGTTCTTCGCTGGCCCACAGGTTCACGCCCAGGAAGAGGGCATCCAGTGGCTTTCGAGCTACCGGGAAGCCATCGCGGAGGCGAAGCGGACCGGGAAGCCGATCTTCCTCGAGTTCCGCTGCGAGCCTTGAACGGCCGGACGTATTTTCGACGCACAGGTTGTGCTGTCGCCGCTCAGTTCCAGCCGAGGCCAGTTGATGTCGCAATACGTGTGCGCGCGCATCATCCGCATGGACGACATCGATATCGGCCTGTTCGAACATGACCGCAACAACACGCTCTACTTCTACATCCTCAACGCCGACGAGCAGATCTACATGCGGTACGGCGGCCGCGATTCACGCGGCCCCGACAGTTACCTCAACCTCGATTCGATCGAGCTGGCGCTCAAAAAGGGCCTTGAACTGCATCAACTGCACGGGGAAGGGAAGCTCCCCGCGCCACCGCGCCCGAAAGCGGATTCGCCGCGCGACTACCCGATGCTCGTCGAGCGCACCTTCGCCCGCAACGCCTGCGTCGAGTGCCATCTTATCGGCGACTTCCAGAACATGCACCGCGAGGCCGACGGCACGCTCGACAAGCCGAAACACCTCTGGCGCTCGCCGGATATCCGCACCATCGGCATCGAACTCGACGTTCCGAAGGGGCTCGCGGTGAAGGCCGTCACGGGCGCCGCCTCCGAAGCGGGCATGCGGGCGGGAGACACGATCGCCGCCGTCAACGGCACACCCGTCTATACTTTCGGCGACCTGCAGCATCACTACGACAAAACGCCGCGCGATGCCTCCTCGGTCGCCTTCACGGTCGAACGCGACGGTGAGCGTGTGGACCTCAAGGTCGCGCTTCCCATCCGCTGGTGGATCACCGATACGCGCTGGCGCCAGTCGAGCGTCGACCCGCGGACCTACTTCGACTCCCGTCCGCTGACAGCCGAAGAGAAAACCGCGCACGGGCTAAAGCCGGATGGCTTCGCGAGCGAAGTGACCTATATCGACCGCTTCGCCGAAGCGATGAAATCGCACGAGCTCAAAAAGGGCGACATCGTCTACGGCGTCGATGGAGCGGAAACCGATCCGGTGGCCAATACCGCCGATCTCTACATCAAGATTCACACCAAGGCCGGCGAATCGGCGCGATTGAAAGTGCTGCGCGGCGAGACGCGGCTCGAAATGCCTCTCAAGACGTTCCGCATGAGTTTTCGAAAATGA
- a CDS encoding CPBP family intramembrane glutamic endopeptidase produces the protein MDTAERQRLARVLAVIWVAGSISAYFYSAAKGVPAAVAIPVALAFLVEISFYATLGTRALRGPWVLAASGLASFLVYSVPTGVFSAKGLLLLAGLAAASALWLRLLPGWLDAGYLAFVAGVYLLKLVREPYVEPLPDMKLGVSALGQLMWFRIGMASLLAERDYGRMGFGFIPSAGEWRVGLRNFLLLLPSAAVVIWAVDFAHLRLAPGFWWKGPATFIGILWVVALGEEAFFRGVLLERLRERAPVWLAVAVSSVVFGSVHLWFGDAFPNWKHAVVATVLGVFCARAYLAGPGIRAAMVTHALAVTFWRVFLVS, from the coding sequence ATGGACACGGCGGAACGGCAGCGGCTGGCGCGGGTGCTGGCCGTGATATGGGTGGCCGGGTCCATAAGCGCGTACTTCTATTCTGCGGCAAAAGGCGTTCCGGCGGCGGTGGCGATCCCGGTGGCATTGGCTTTCCTGGTGGAAATATCCTTCTACGCGACGCTTGGAACGCGCGCGCTGCGGGGTCCGTGGGTGCTGGCAGCCTCCGGATTGGCTTCGTTTTTGGTCTATTCCGTGCCCACCGGGGTCTTTTCGGCAAAGGGCCTGCTACTGCTCGCCGGCCTCGCGGCCGCCTCGGCGTTATGGCTGCGGCTGCTGCCGGGCTGGCTCGACGCCGGGTACCTGGCGTTCGTGGCCGGGGTGTACCTGCTGAAACTCGTCCGCGAGCCGTACGTCGAGCCGCTGCCGGACATGAAGCTCGGCGTGAGCGCGCTCGGGCAGTTGATGTGGTTCCGGATCGGGATGGCGTCGCTGCTCGCCGAGCGTGACTACGGCCGGATGGGATTCGGGTTCATTCCGAGCGCCGGGGAGTGGCGCGTGGGGCTGCGGAATTTCCTGCTGCTGCTTCCGTCGGCGGCGGTGGTGATCTGGGCAGTGGACTTCGCCCATCTGCGCCTGGCGCCGGGGTTCTGGTGGAAGGGTCCGGCGACGTTCATCGGGATTCTTTGGGTGGTGGCGCTCGGCGAAGAGGCGTTCTTCCGCGGCGTGTTGCTCGAGCGGCTCCGTGAGCGGGCGCCGGTTTGGCTGGCCGTGGCGGTTTCGAGCGTGGTTTTCGGGTCCGTGCACCTGTGGTTCGGCGACGCGTTCCCCAACTGGAAGCACGCGGTGGTGGCAACGGTGCTCGGGGTGTTCTGCGCGAGAGCGTACCTTGCGGGGCCGGGAATCCGCGCGGCCATGGTGACGCACGCGCTGGCGGTCACCTTCTGGCGGGTATTTCTGGTTTCCTAA
- a CDS encoding glycine cleavage T C-terminal barrel domain-containing protein: MRLAPYHSLRDSAAWIDLGRRGIIRVTGEDRARLLHALATNHVQELEPGATSYAFFLNAQGRILADAHILCLDGALLLDTEPENAAAVYEHIDRYIIADDAALDDQTGKVAVIAVEGPTAAAIATAMGIDPVPEPGRWVDWNTWIAARISASGGDGIRIYAPEPERDRVIGWVAGLGIVEAGEPELRVVRLENAHPRHGQDFSAAQIPHETQLLAAVSFNKGCYLGQEIVERVRSRGQVNRKLVQVMIEGKTAPAPKAKIESAGAEVGEITTAAYSPALDRVVGLAYVRLAQAGAELQVNGASLEVTGRMPA, from the coding sequence ATGCGGCTGGCGCCCTACCACTCCCTGCGGGACTCGGCGGCCTGGATCGACCTGGGCCGCCGCGGCATCATCCGCGTCACCGGAGAGGACCGCGCGCGGCTGCTGCACGCCCTCGCCACGAATCACGTTCAGGAGTTGGAGCCGGGCGCAACGTCTTACGCCTTCTTCCTCAACGCCCAGGGCCGGATTCTCGCCGACGCCCACATCCTGTGCCTTGATGGCGCGCTGCTGCTTGACACCGAGCCGGAGAACGCCGCCGCGGTTTACGAGCACATCGACCGGTACATCATCGCCGACGATGCCGCGCTCGACGACCAGACGGGGAAAGTCGCGGTGATCGCCGTCGAGGGTCCGACCGCGGCCGCCATCGCGACAGCCATGGGAATCGATCCCGTGCCCGAGCCCGGCCGATGGGTGGACTGGAATACGTGGATCGCCGCGCGCATCTCGGCCTCGGGCGGCGATGGGATCCGCATCTACGCCCCGGAGCCCGAACGCGACCGCGTCATCGGATGGGTGGCGGGTCTTGGAATCGTCGAGGCCGGTGAACCGGAGTTGCGCGTGGTGCGGCTCGAGAACGCGCATCCGCGGCACGGGCAGGACTTCTCGGCGGCGCAAATCCCGCATGAGACGCAGTTGCTCGCGGCGGTGAGCTTCAACAAGGGGTGCTACCTCGGGCAGGAGATCGTCGAGCGCGTGCGCTCGCGCGGGCAGGTGAACCGGAAGCTGGTCCAGGTGATGATCGAAGGGAAGACGGCTCCCGCGCCGAAGGCCAAGATCGAGTCCGCCGGGGCCGAGGTGGGGGAGATCACCACCGCCGCCTACTCCCCCGCTCTCGATCGTGTCGTCGGCCTCGCGTATGTCCGCCTGGCCCAGGCCGGCGCGGAACTTCAGGTGAACGGAGCCAGCCTCGAAGTCACCGGCAGAATGCCCGCCTGA